Proteins encoded in a region of the Aptenodytes patagonicus chromosome Z, bAptPat1.pri.cur, whole genome shotgun sequence genome:
- the RAI14 gene encoding ankycorbin isoform X5, translating into MKSLKAKFRKSDTNEWNKNDDRLLQAVENGDPEKVASLLGKKGASATKQDSEGKTAFHLAATKGHAECLRIMVTHGADVTAQDGAGHSALHLAAKNSHPDCIKRLLQSKCPADSTDNSGKTALHYAAACGCLQAVQLLCEHKCPINIKDLDGNISLLLAVQNGHMEVCKYLLDHGADINTRDKNGRTALMMACEAGSLNMVEAFLRKGADVSLVDVFGQNVLHYSKLSENTGIQNLLSSKLSQDVDTKSPTKAKQQEEFSFLHRDNKDRLSDSTTGADSLLDVSSEADQQDLLLLMQAKIASLTLHNKELQDKLQERTPKEVDSAVESYHSTQTEFEQTADRQNEFSAQELKSTLNAPQIQEKLASPSEVKTKYLQEDLKDVQRKLESSEAKRKHTEAQVQSRDPETDNLNSTDISENGSDLNLKFQETQNRYEEAAKEVLNVQRQMKLGLVSSESEETSADLSRLKVTCREVEMLKQELKRALEESERQKEKVRELQKKFEEREQNVASKLSVEECEEMKNSYCSVIDNINQEKALLIERYKEGQEEIKRLQDKLTNQTQLESSAEAGEMKDAMHRMIDELNRQLSELSQLYKEAQTELEDYRKRKTLDDIALDYIPRDEHEKLIQVTNSLKYKAENELSELKSQYTKVLDEAEELKQLLDAQKQNSLPITEHRQVMNALRNTVKEMEEEINELKGLLTNKESEVRNLQKELLEEKAAINEAMVPKATYEKLQSSLEGEVSVLSSKLKDVIQEKENVSLDAMQLRNEVLHLKEEKEGMHTLLEAKEREVTGLHQKYHQAQEDLLEMKRYSESSSKLEEDKDKKINEMSKEVSKLKEALNSLSQLSYSTSTPKRQSQQLEALQQQVKQLQNQLTETKKQHQEIVSVYRMHLLYAVQGQMDEDVQKVLKQILSMCKSQSQKK; encoded by the exons GGCACAGCGCTTTACATCTTGCAGCAAAGAATAGCCACCCTGATTGCATTAAGAGATTACTGCAg AGTAAATGTCCAGCAGACAGCACTGACAATTCTGGGAAAACAGCTTTACACTATGCAG ctgcctGTGGTTGTCTTCAGGCAGTTCAGCTTCTGTGTGAACACAAGTGTCCAATTAACATCAAAGATTTG GATGGGAACATATCTCTGCTGCTTGCAGTACAAAATGGTCACATGGAAGTCTGCAAATACCTTCTAGATCATGGAGCAGACATCAACACCAGGGATAAAAATGGAAG AACTGCTTTGATGATGGCTTGTGAAGCTGGTAGTCTTAACATGGTGGAAGCCTTCCTTAGGAAAGGTGCAGATGTCAGCTTAGTAGATGTCTTTGGACAGAATGTCCTGCATTACTCCAAGCTCTCCGAGAATACAGGGATCCAGAATCTCCTATCATCAAAGTTATCTCAGGATGTGG ATACAAAGTCaccaacaaaagcaaagcag CAGGAAGAATTCAGCTTCTTGCATCGAGATAATAAAGACAGACTGAGTGACAGCACAACAG gtgCTGATAGTTTATTGGATGTGAGTTCTGAAGCTGACCAGCAAGATCTACTTCTGTTGATGCAAGCAAAAATTGCTTCTTTGACATTGCACAATAAGGAGCTGCAGGACAAATTACAG GAAAGAACACCTAAAGAAGTGGATTCAGCTGTAGAATCTTATCATTCAACACAAACAGAGTTTGAGCAAACAGCAGATAGACAAAATGAGTTCTCGGCTCAGGAGCTGAAGTCTACATTAAATGCCCCCCAAATTCAAGAAAAGTTGGCAAGCCCCAGCGAAGTAAAAACGAAGTACCTCCAGGAAGACTTAAAGGATGTGCAGAGGAAATTAGAGAGTTCTGAAGCCAAAAGAAAGCATACAGAAGCTCAGGTCCAGTCTAGAGACCCAGAAACAGATAATTTAAATAgcacagacatttcagaaaatggTTCTGATCTTAACCTGAAGTTCCAAGAAACTCAAAACAGGTATGAGGAAGCTGCGAAAGAGGTTTTGAATGTACAAAGGCAAATGAAGCTGGGTCTTGTTTCCTCTGAAAGTGAAGAAACCAGTGCTGATCTGAGTAGGTTGAAGGTTACATGCAGAGAAGTTGAAATGCTTAAGCAAGAATTGAAGAGAGCGTTGGAGGaaagtgaaagacaaaaagagaaagtgagagagCTACAGAAAAAGTTTGAAGAAAGAGAGCAGAATGTGGCAAGCAAATTGTCTGTGGAAGAGTgtgaagaaatgaagaattcATATTGTTCAGTTATTGATAACATCAATCAAGAGAAAGCATTGTTGATTGAGAGGTACAAAGAAGGGCAAGAGGAAATTAAAAGGCTACAGGACAAGCTGACAAATCAGACACAGTTGGAATCTAGTGCTGAAGCTGGAGAAATGAAAGATGCGATGCACAGAATGATAGATGAGCTCAACAGACAACTTAGCGAATTGTCTCAGTTGTACAAAGAAGCACAAACAGAGCTTGAAGACTATAGGAAGAGAAAAACTCTAGATGATATAGCTTTGGACTACATTCCTAGAGATGAACATGAGAAACTGATACAGGTAACAAATTCTTTGAAATACAAAGCAGAGAATGAGTTATCAGAACTAAAATCCCAGTACACAAAAGTATTAGATGAAGCAGAAGAACTAAAGCAACTGTTAGATGCCCAGAAACAAAACTCTCTGCCAATTACTGAACACCGTCAGGTGATGAATGCACTCAGAAATACTGtaaaggaaatggaagaagaaataaatgagcTCAAAGGACTGCTTACCAACAAGGAAAGCGAAGTAAGAAACCTACAGAAGGAAttactggaagaaaaagctgcaaTTAATGAAGCAATGGTACCCAAGGCTACATATGAAAAGCTCCAGTCATCACTAGAGGGTGAAGTTAGTGTTTTGTCATCCAAACTGAAGGATGTAatccaagagaaggaaaatgtgtcCTTAGATGCTATGCAACTGAGAAATGAAGTTTTGcacttgaaagaagagaaagaaggtatGCATACTCTGCTTGAAGCAAAGGAACGGGAGGTGACTGGTCTTCACCAAAAGTACCATCAAGCTCAAGAAGATCTTCTTGAAATGAAAAGATACTCTGAAAGCTCATCAAAACTAGAAGAGGATAAAGATAAAAAG ATCAATGAAATGTCCAAGGAAGTTAGCAAATTAAAAGAAGCATTGAACAGCCTTTCTCAGCTTTCCTACTCGACCAGTACCCCCAAAAGACAAAGCCAGCAGCTGGAGGCATTACAACAACAAGTGAAGCAGTTGCAAAACCAACTGACT gaaacaaagaaacaacatcAGGAAATTGTCTCAGTTTACAGGATGCATCTTCTCTATGCTGTGCAG GGTCAGATGGATGAAGATGTCCAGAAAGTGCTTAAACAAATTTTATCGATGTGTAAAAGCCAATcacagaaaaagtaa